TATGTGATGGCCAGCACGCTGCTGGCACACGGCGGCAACTTCCTGATGATTTTTGCTGTCGCCACGGGCTGCGGGCTGGTGCTGGGCCTGATCAATGGCGCGCTGGTTTATTTCCTGCGTGTACCCGCCATTATTATCACCATCGCCACCCTGAACCTGTTCTACGGCCTGCTGGTCTGGTTCACCAACGGCACCTGGCTCTACGGTTTCCCTGACTGGTTTATGAACGGTATTAACTGGTTCTCCTTTACCGCTGCTGACGGCTATGAATATGGGCTGACGTTACCGCTGCTCTGCCTGCTGGCGGTGTTTGTGCTGACCGGTGTGCTGATGCGTTATACGCGGCTCGGCAGGCAAATCTACGCGATGGGGGGAAACCGTGAGTCTGCCTCCCGTCTTGGAATGAACCTGCTGACGCTGCATTTTTACGTCTATGGCTATATGGGCCTGCTGGCTGGTGTGGCAGCCGTGGTTCAGGCGCAGACGACCCAATCCGTGGCGCCTAATTCACTGGTCGGTTATGAGCTGACCGTACTGGCAGC
This genomic window from Erwinia sp. E_sp_B01_1 contains:
- a CDS encoding ABC transporter permease, with the protein product MNNKLRHLIGHHEFWLGMLILLLGLGLSLRTSEFLTLGNLTDVATSYAILGILACGLFVVLIAGGIDISFPAMTAIAQYVMASTLLAHGGNFLMIFAVATGCGLVLGLINGALVYFLRVPAIIITIATLNLFYGLLVWFTNGTWLYGFPDWFMNGINWFSFTAADGYEYGLTLPLLCLLAVFVLTGVLMRYTRLGRQIYAMGGNRESASRLGMNLLTLHFYVYGYMGLLAGVAAVVQAQTTQSVAPNSLVGYELTVLAAVVLGGTSMTGGRGTLIGTLLGVLLLAFLQNGLTLLAVSSYWHMVFSGLIILVSVSATAWNEKRKLAKGI